The genomic region ATCCCCATTTCCAGTGAGCGGAGAGGCactgaggaagcagaggcaGATGAAGAGTCTTTGGAGAGCCCAGCAAAGCAGTAACTGGAAACAGGCATTACAGGCCTCCTTTCCTGCATCCGCTGCACTGTACTTCCACTTCTTGTCCAAGTGTTCCTTTGTAGCTCCACTTCCTGTCTGTGTCCCGTTGTACTTCCTTTCTTCATGCTCCACTGTGTCCACTTACGAGTGTAATCGGTTAACTAGTCACGTGATTCAATGGTAACTTAGGTGGCTTCCCATTTCCAACATTAATCCTCTTGTGACAAATACACAATCTATATTTTACATCAATATATTAGCCATTTTCTTTCATAGTCTATTCGCACATAAGCCTACCACAATTAATAGATCCATTAATAGATGGATTATGCATATACATTATATTGATGAAACTCCCCAAAGGCTACCTCAAAATATCGGAAAAAGACCAAGATAACTGATGGGAAAGAATTTTGTATAAACTCATTATAGGGAAGCTCATTTTCAATATGatatttttccacattatttCGATGTAAATGTGCTTCTCATTAATATTCAATTATTAAAACATGATGAGAGGTAAAGGCATGCAAAATCCAAACACTGGGGGGCGGTTTACAATATGCCACTGCAGTCAACGTGGTAATACATGTATTACAGCTTAGTTTAGAATGCAATGGATGTACACTTGAAATCTGATCATTCAGCTTTGAATGTGTGGATTGTGTAGtaaacattttgtacaaaataaacataGATACTGTCTGATGATTCTTGTAAATGTCTAAAGGAAAACTTCATTCTCAAGATCCTTCATTAGAGGTGAACTGAAACAGTATAGTGTCTATAACAGTTTCgttgtttgttattacaaatacTAGTTTATTTGGATAATTCCTTTATCCAAGGTCACTATTAGCTCCTCAATAATTTACCCATACCTTGCTCTAGGGCCCTACAGTGGAGATTCAAACTGAGGACCTTCCAACTtgaaggtaacagctctaaccaccaggAAGCCACCTGCTGCATGATTTAGGAAAAGATCTAGATACAGGCTTTGAGATGCACAGTGAAAACTTACATACACTTGTCTCCCTTCTGCAGATGCACAAGTAGTAAAATTTACTGAGCCATCAGTGAAGcactaaaataacaaaaacacgCAGCAAACAAAAATCAAGACAAAACAGCCATAGTGTTTTCTAATATCAAAATAGAGCGATTTATTTGAAACATATTGGAGACGAAATGACCCGACCCTGTGCAGAGGTGACACAGGAAGCTGTCGTGTGACCTCTAGAACCCCCTCGCCCATTGCACCGCGCCATCACGGTCCGCTCCTCCATCTGACACAGACGGCAATGGCAGCAGAGGCCGTACAGCTCTCAGCTAGACAAGGAAGTGGGACAGCAGCAGACTGCTGACTGCCCCCTcagtaagatttttttaaagaaaaaaggtgaTGACAAAAGCAGATGTTACCACATGACAAAGTGCACTTCACATTTCTCTCAAATCAGGGTCACTAAAGCAAAAAGAGCAGAGGAGCCATTGGGGGAATACCTGTGTATGCTGTGCAATGAGTGTTTAAATCAGCTGCATCTCAAAGCAGACAGCTGACATTCAATAATAAACAATCATGACGACAGGCAATGGAGGGTCAGCAGCCAGTCTTAGCTGAGAGGAAACGGGACACAATGTTAGAGAACTGAGTGCTAACAGAAGACATCTAGTTGACTAGTCAAAAATAAGGACCAGCTACAGATGACAGAGAACATAACAGAAGAATCTTAacaaccccccccttccccttaaTACATCTCTGACATCCATAAGCTTGCGATTCCTTACAGTTACGCCGCTGAAGACCCTCCAGGGACACACAATAAGAACATGTGAGCTCTGACCTTACAACCAGTCCGACTCATTCAGTTCAAGAAGAAACCACCTAATCCCAGTCACTGATAGTGCTGTTAACACTCATATGTCCCATCCTGATCATCTGTGATGGCAGACTCAGCCCGTCACAAGCCAAAGTCGGGGGGGGGTTACGAGAATTGCAAAACAATTCCCAAAGAGGGCATTTCTGTAGTTCTAATCATGCTtgtgaaagaaaagcagaaccCAGGTGTGCAGCGCCTCTGAAAGACTAGAacttgtactgtatataaacacatatacacagtatataaattTGTGTGTTCATCTAATTTACAAACatgtacattcatttaaaatttacatcCAGAAGGAGGAATACAGAATTACTAATTGGTGTGTGTACAAGTACTCATTTCTGTAGAAAGCTTCTTGTTAATTTGAATATCGGGggatggggcaaaaaaaaaaaaaaaaaaaaaaaaaaagttttggcaGTTTTGTCACCGATACCGATGTTAGTAACAGACCTATGTGAAATAAccttataaaacatttttcaccttcCAGAAgttcaatttaaaaacaatattggATGGGGGTTCTAACAATGAGTGCTACACTTGGAACTAGAGCAATTCTCCATAAAGGAGAACTATAGAGCCGTCACGATGTCCTGAGAGAGATCACAAATGCTCACACCAGAAGATGTCATTCTAGCTGAGAACAACAACGAAAGCAGTGTATTCCTTCTTCTCCCGTGTGCTCTCCAAACCTGTACATAGAAAACTAGACATATAAACGTCTGCCTctcaaaaatacacatacaccGGTCTCCTCCTTTGACGGAGCTCCTAGTGTGCCAGTTCTTCAGAGCACCATCAAAATGCAGGTGAAGAGCCTTCCTCTGTTTGCTGCAGATCTGCCCATCCATCAGTGTGGCCAAGTACTGCACCCCCTTCTCCGACGTGCCGACGTGACTCGCCGTCGAACGCTCACTCTTACCTAAGGCACCAGAGTTCCCACAATGACGCAAACCTGCTTCATTCCCGTGgcttcctttccttccttttggTTTTCAAAGTGTGGATTTCTTGTTGCACAGCCGTTTGGGTCCTTGCCATTCTCTGGCTTCGTGTCTGGCACAGGGAGGTGAGTGTTTTGGcaggggggggagaggggggtgtgTGGTCTGCTTCGCCATGGTGCGGTCTACTTTGCGTTCACACAGATTTGCAACAGCAAGGTCTTTCGACATCAAACCGCCACGGCGGATTTGAGGGGGCGTCCTGCCACACATTCCAAGTTGTGTCTTCTAAATCACTGCTGGGAAGCTATTTCCGAAGGTCAAGGACACACACCTGAGGAGGCCATTCAAAATGATTagcaatgcatttaaatttttattgccACTCTATGCCCATTACCACAAAATCAATCTTTATCAAATTTAGCCTGCGTGGGAATATAGTGTTTTCACTTCCTATCTAAATCTTACATTAACCTCTGCTCCGCACCATCAAACACTGATGACGGCGACAGTGGTGACACAGACTTACCGATCCATCAGATGCACTGGCCCCAACCTTCTCTCCTGTGCTGTTCCAGCACACTTCAAAAATTCCTCCTGTCCCTCGATAGCTGTGAACCAAGGCTCCGCTCTGAAAACACCACAGCAGTCACTGGTGAGACACAGTAGAGGCTGTTCTTTTCTACTTACACTGTCAATttaagtaaatgtacataagTAGAAGCATTCAAACTGTTCCCAactttacacatttaatgtgaaaatatagTAGACTTGCAGCGTAAGGTATCCGCTCAGGATTTTTACCGCAAGCCAAGGAAGCCAGTTCGGTAAAACCCTCAGATGGCTGTTTTGTGAGACAGTCTAGGAGAGTATGTAGGTCCTTACCACGGTGTTCCAGATGTGCACACACTTGTCAAAAGAACCACTGGCCAGGAACTTGCCGTCGGGGCTGAAGGCCACGCTGTACACAGGCTCTTGGTGCTTAGTGAGGGTATGGATGCAGATACCACGCTCCACATCCCACAGTCGCACCGTTGAGTCAAAGGACGCACTTCAGGGAGAAAGGGAGATGTGTAACATCTGACATCATTACCCTGACTGGCGTACTATCCAACATGAACAAATACTGTTCACAATGGGATGGAAAAGGTAATCTTTACGGCACTTAGAAACTTGTTGTTTCACGAAGCGAGCTCATGAATAATATACTctcagaaaggagaaaatgCCCCACCTCGCAAGCATGATGTTTGAGTTGGGATTGCTGGTCCCGGGCCCCGTGGGGCTCCACTTGATGGTGTAAATCTCCTTACTGTGCGCCTGGAGGTCATGCACGCATGAGTCCTGCTTCATACTCCAGATCTGTGCAAagaaatatgctttttaaaaccaaccaaccataTGTAACTGAAATGCACCTATATAAAACATTCACCTAAATATAATGCATGGCAAAATGTGACCGATAAGCAACTTCACGTCTGGATAAATAACGAGTTGGGTAAACTCTTCACCTTGAGGGTCATATCATCCGAGCATGAAGCCAGCAGCATGCCAGATGGGTCCCACTTGATGGCGTTGACTTCGTTCTGAAAGAGGGACCGGCAAATGTGAGCGTACATCCACCTAGCTATGAGACTACCATTGTACAAGGAGCTCACGTGCCCTTACCGTGTGTCCCTGAAAGGTCTTCAGTGGCCGGTCGCTGCCCAGCCGACACACGTGGATGCACATGTCCGTGCTGCAGGAGGCAAAGGTTGTATTGTTCTGCCAGTCTACATCCAATGCAGGAGCTGTGAGCCGGGGACAGACATCAGGAGATTACTTACTCCACGGTTCCCAACAATACCAATGGCATactgaaacaacaaaaagaagCTTGGCCGCTTGATGTATGCAGTCCCAGACAAAAAGATTGCGGCACTGGATCCTTGCTGCGTTAGTTCCGCACTGCTTCGCTCCAAACTAAATATTCAGATGATCACAATGACCTCAACTGCCTCTACTGATAAAGTAAGTGAACTAGTAGTAATAAAGCAGATGCAgcaggggaagggggggcaggggggactCGAGGACAGCTGTGAACGAGGATGTAACAAGTGCCTGTGAGTGAAGCAGATGTGTCAACTGCAGCAGGACAAACGCATATGGTGGCATCATTTCTAAACGGACCTCATCTGCTACACTCCCGTAGCTCACAGTCATACCTGAGTGAAATGGGAACTGCTGTTTGGCTTCGCCAGTATGAGCATCCCAGATGATGGTGGTCTGGGGAGAAGAGGTTCAGTATTACCATACAGAAAATTCAAGCTCCTGCAAACAAGGAGCGCAGAGGACGACCCCTCCAGTCACCCAAAGACAAAGTCAGAAAGACCATTTCTCCAATCTAGAATACAGTTTAAGTCCCGAACCAGACATTTGTTAAATTGCTCTACTCTGTTCAGGAGCAATTTAACAAACTACAGAGTGCATAGTAAACAAACAGTCCCGGGAGGCACATTACAGAAATCAAAGGAGCTGACCATTTACCCTGTGAAAGGAACCAGGGAGAAATCTGCCATCAGCCActgtaataaaatgaatataccTTGTCCACTCCTGCACTGAGTATGCTGTTTCCCTTCTTGTTCCACTTTAGTGCAAAAATAGGACCTTTGTGTTGCCCCAAAGTGCTCGCCAGATTACCTGGAAGGAGTTACAGAAAGTACTAGCTCATGTTTCAGTTCTCCAATAAGGGTATATCTACACAaagcaaaatgtacatttgGTAACTGTCAGGTCACAAGTACCAAAAGAGACAAATTGGGGGGGGATGATGAGTAGTTTTGCaataatattacattacatataaaATTACCGTCTTTAGTCCATATCCTTGCAAAACCATCATATGATCCCGTGGCCAAGAGAGTTCCTTCACTCTGTGTGAAAAGAACAACTGAATGACTACTTTATTATGACCTAAATGGTTGGTTGTGTTTTCAGCCAGGTGAAATTGTTAGTAAAAGCAGTGCACAAATGATAACTGCATGCACAAAACCCAAAGCGAAAACCTCCACTTTGTCCACATAAAACCCTATTTTCTCCATCACGGATGTTCATGCAGACCTGTGTGAAGAATTTCCCATGACCCCTCACTTCCAGTTCATAATGCCTGGATAAAACGGCTCAGCTGCAGAACGAAGTTCTCCTAAGAGCACTCACATTCCAGTCCAGGGAGGTGACGTCCTTATTACTGGGGACATCCTGGCCTCCCTCCCGGATGCAATGCCTGAGCACCAGCTGGGTGGAGCCACTGCTGCCGTTCTCGTTCAGGTTCCATATCCGCGCCGTTGAGTCTCCTGACCTGAGGGGCAGATGGTGAGTGAGAGTGCTGCGGTCACTGACTCTGCCATTAAAATACCACACTAAGAGCACTCAGACCAGcagtgtttccaaaaaaaggGAGAGCAATGTGAAACTGAGGCATTTGTGGATACAGGGCATCAGAGACGAGCTGAAGCTGACGACTCACCCCGAGGCCAGTAGGTCGCTCACAGGGTTCCAGGCGCAGATGAAGACCTCTGACTCATGTCCCCTTAGCACCGTGGCTTTACTGGCAGGGATTTCCACGTCCCCGTCCACCTCCATGGGCTCTGTATGGTTATCTGAAGCCAGACACATTTGCTTGTTACTGTAAACCCAAAGCTATGCTTCTCACAATGAGCCTAATCTAAGTCACCAGGGCCTGGTTTTCACATCTCACTTCCTGTCAGTTTTCTCAAAATCAGCAAGTCTGTAATTGCATCCAAGTTTCCAGAGAATACAAAGAGTTGTGTCtctctgcctctttttttttttcctcttttctttaaaTCCCCCAACGGGTCAATCTTCCGAATATTTTAGCACGCAACGTGACTAAAGACAGCAGGTCTCATACTATAGTTACAGCTACCTTAAACCTGGAGAACACGAGTCTGAAACCCACTCttgctatagcacccttgagcaaggtactcatcccAAGTTGCTACAGTAATGACTATCtgggtgtataaatgggaagaTTATTTCAGAGAGTGGCTGAATAtcgtaagtctctttggagaaaagtgtcatctaaatgaataaacaagagcaatacactgaaaaacaaaattaatttgcacAAGGGTTAAAGTTTGCAGCCCTGTAAGTGCTTGCCATACTTCTGCAGGATCTGTACCATACTGTTACCCATGTACAATAATGAGAAATGCAAAAAGGGCTAGAGCCCGAGCCCTTACTCAAGatgtgccccctgctgtcctcgCCGTTGACGGCAGTCTCTCCATTCTTGGATACGTTCTGCTGGATGCCAGCGGCTGCGGCGCCAGCCTGCTGCTGGGCCAACCTGTCGCGGAACGCCTGCTGCCGTGTTTGCACAACGTCTGGCATCACAGCGTCGATGAGCGATAGCGACTCGATCGGCCGACCATCAAACACAGTTCCATCCTGCAAGGAAAACGCAGTGGCGCTAACCAGAGAGCAAGCATGTGCACATTCAACCAGTCAGACTAGTGGAAACCCTTACTAAACAATTGGTGGCAGAGGACTTCGAATCTTAGGCAGAAAAATTCTCATTCAGTCTGACAGCAACACATTTGTACAAATTGTCTCTCTACCACACACTATAGTTAAATAAACACAGTGAGTACGCACGGTCAGGGAAACCATGTGTGCATCACGGTAACATCTGACCCCCTCTATTCCCACTCACCTCATTGATGCTGATCTCAGCCTCTACATACTGAAGGCCCTTCTGCAGGATGGAGATGAGTGCAGCAGGGGGCACCAGCGTCCCGTTGATGTTGGACTGGCTGATGTGGCTCTCAATGCCAAACGTGAATGCAGAGTGAGAGAAACCTAGAAAACGCAGATGCCATGGAGGTcatgcgtgcacacacagacagacacgcaTGGCACTCGAATGCCAGCGAGGACACACACAAATGTGCGGCAAACAGCTCTGTCTCACACCACAAGATATCCAGCACAGACAGGATTTAGTACGAGCGCAAGAAACAGATTTCATACCTCCAGAACTAGTGACCATGGGACCAAATCTTCATGAAAACAAAGCGCCTCTTTTTTGGTTTCAGCAAcatttcagtcacatttttgcaaaaatgcCCAGGGTGGTATATAATGGTTAGTAACCATTAAACCAAATCCGGGTAAACTGTgtgctggaaaatgtttgccTCCACTTTTACGAACCAAAAACTGAGCCCTTGAATAAGTCGAAAAGGGTGAACAAGACAGTCATTTCTGAACAGAAAGAGGCAAGACAGCACCTCATATCCACCTAAGTACATTCAGAAGCAAAGTGGATTGGGGACGCTCTCAGTTACTAATTTAACAATGTACGAGTACAGTTGGTTTTCTGGGAACAGAGTTCTCGACCACACTGACTCATGAGAAAATCTCAATTTCTGCACAGCCCTCAGTAGAACCGCATGCCTAGGCGGGGGACATCTCTCACTTGACACACTTCTGTCCCCTCAGTCAGGAATTCGAAGTACGATATTTCAGGAAGCCAACTGAAGCTATATAGCGTCAACAGTGAAACAACAAACAGAGGagagagacaaaacaaaaaacacacaaccttccatttctgcaaaatgacaGATTAAATCACAACTTTTAGGTTTTAGCCTAGTTCTAGTAAGCCCTGCATCAAAGAAGAATTAAAGACAAGGCTCATGCGCAATTCGTTTCTATTAAGTAATCACTAATATTTCCTTATCAGATTTAAATATATTAGTAACTCCCCCTCTCCATTTGAAGAAGCAGGCATAATCAGGCCACAAGTATGGGGTCATGAAACAGAAAAGAGCCACACTTCTCACTAAAGTGTGCACATGGTtcagtacatatttttatttttttttaaaaaaacactggttGTTACAAGATTTTTGTGTATAACTGAGAAGGCCAAGGGGCAGACAAGCCATAGGCGGCCAGACAAGAAGGTCGAGCCACGGGAAAGTGGGATCCCAGAAATTCCAAAGCAAAAGGCCTCAAGCACACATTGAGACACTACTCCACTACTTCATGGAGACTGTTCTGCTCACAGGAGCAGATCCATTGCAAATTGACTTCCTTCCCTCTTACCATCAACCCACATTCACTTTCACTGTAAGTGTTCAACAAATTACAACTACTTTGCTTCACTTCTAGATCTTTTATTCAGAAAGATTATGGTATAACTAAGTGTTACTACCTAATCATATCAATTAAACAAATCTATATTATAATGGCAGGAGACACTTTGAATGAGTCATGGGGAGTCATACAAGTATTTAATGCctggaaaacagaataaatatagCCTGTTGATATTAACCTGACAACTTTTACTGAAAAAAGGAACACCTCCATgtgtattaatgaaaataaagtgcTCTTACCTGATTCCTGGAGATATCTGTAAACCAAGAAGTTGACTTCATCACTGGTTATACTCATCTTAGCCAACCTCAACGTATGAGGTCTGCGTGACAGGTGGGCACACTCTGTGGAGTGAGGAGACAGATGATCATGAGACCAGTACATTTAGACACAGCTATATGTCATCCACAGGTAAGGAGGGAAAAATATCTTTTCTCAATGacagttttcttttaaaaaaaaaaaaaaaaaaaaaaaaaaaaaaaaaaaagaatgctgtCCATTTTGCAGACAGaggatgcttttttccaatgcaCCCGGGCAGGAAACAATGCAACAGGAACaatgaggaaaaacacaatTACAGCTGACCCTTGAACACCATGGGTTTGAACTGCGCAGGTCCACttgtgcacagatttttttttcccccccaataaatatattggaaaatttgAGATTTgcgacaatttaaaaaaataatttaaaaaaaaaaaaaaaaaaaaaaaaagacaaattggGTATcctagaaatattgaaaaaattatgaataattaggtatgtcatgaatgcataaaatatatgttgatactagtctattttatcatttaccaccacaaaatatatagaaatctattaaaaaaagaaaaaaatttatcaAAACTTATGCGCACACAGTACATGGCACCGTTCGTAGGcgagagaaatgtaaacaaacgtAAAGATGTATAAAATCATAACTAGATAAAATGAACTGTAGTACATACTGCACTACTGTAATAATTAGTCCGCTTTATCATCTACTACCATGAATTATACACATTTCTTATgaaaagagtaaatattttgtaaaactttACGCACATACGTGAATGCAGACGATGCGCAGAAGGTTATgaatccaaagaaaaaaactgcttagtacagtatacagtacatcataaatgcataaaatattggcATTGTTGATCTATTTTCTCATTAACTAACACATATTACACAAATCTTTTAGAAAAAGttcattttcccttttaaagTTAGTCCACAAAAGTACTGCGGTTCTGCACGGTTTGTAGGACGACGCTAATCATTTCCGTGAGCAGTTCTTATAGTACAGTACaagtattttctcttccttatgattttcttaacattttcttttctctgtcttgctttattgtaagaatacagtacataatacacataacatacaaaatatgtgttaaccAACTGTAGGTTATTGGTAAGGCATCtggtcaacagtaggctattagtagttCAGTTTTTGAAGAGTCAAAAGTTAAACGCAGATTttcgacggggggggggggggtcggcaCCCCAAGCCTCTCGTTGTGAAAGGGTCAACTGCAGTTTCAGGGAATCCTAAATTgtcattatatttaaaaaaaatctcttcaaACCTAAAAaccattaattaataaatttacattttaaaaataaattacacagtcaaaattaattttattgttataataaaggtgacaaatgtttttttaaattcagtatcTGTGACTGACAACAACCTCAAAAAAAATATTCGC from Scleropages formosus chromosome 12, fSclFor1.1, whole genome shotgun sequence harbors:
- the LOC108930811 gene encoding F-box-like/WD repeat-containing protein TBL1X, with amino-acid sequence MSITSDEVNFLVYRYLQESGFSHSAFTFGIESHISQSNINGTLVPPAALISILQKGLQYVEAEISINEDGTVFDGRPIESLSLIDAVMPDVVQTRQQAFRDRLAQQQAGAAAAGIQQNVSKNGETAVNGEDSRGHILNNHTEPMEVDGDVEIPASKATVLRGHESEVFICAWNPVSDLLASGSGDSTARIWNLNENGSSGSTQLVLRHCIREGGQDVPSNKDVTSLDWNSEGTLLATGSYDGFARIWTKDGNLASTLGQHKGPIFALKWNKKGNSILSAGVDKTTIIWDAHTGEAKQQFPFHSAPALDVDWQNNTTFASCSTDMCIHVCRLGSDRPLKTFQGHTNEVNAIKWDPSGMLLASCSDDMTLKIWSMKQDSCVHDLQAHSKEIYTIKWSPTGPGTSNPNSNIMLASASFDSTVRLWDVERGICIHTLTKHQEPVYSVAFSPDGKFLASGSFDKCVHIWNTVSGALVHSYRGTGGIFEVCWNSTGEKVGASASDGSVCVLDLRK